AGCGATATGCGGATATCGTTTATCGCGCCGCTGCCGGTTTTAAGCGAAACACCCATGCAGATTTTAGAAATGGCGAAATTTTTCCGCGCGGCGAGTTTGAGATAAACGCCCCTGCCGCCGCGGATCGGGATTTCAAAACCCGTTATCAGCTGGCCCGGCTTCAGCACGGTGCGCTTGGGACCGGCGAACAGTTTTTCGACCGGCCGGCGGGAATGAGTTTTCCCGTCAAACAGCAGCGCGTCCGCCCCTTCCGCGACAAGCGCGCAAACCCCGTCCGCCGAAGGGGAGGCGTTGCCGCAGTTGCCGCCCAGCGTGGCTATATTGCGAAGCGGAGGGCTGGCGTACTGCCGGACCGAATCGAACAGCACGGGCGCGTGTTTTCTCACCAGCGCGTTTTCGCCCAGAGCCGACACCTTCTCGCACGCGCCGATATACAGCTTTTTTCCTTTGAGCCGGATGCCTTTGAGTTCGGCCAGCGCACCTATGTCAATCCACGTTTCGCCGTCCGCCCG
This sequence is a window from Elusimicrobiaceae bacterium. Protein-coding genes within it:
- a CDS encoding FAD binding domain-containing protein; the protein is MFPVKIVRPDTLKDVWLLVKNAGGPVKFLAGGTDLAISAHCGRADGETWIDIGALAELKGIRLKGKKLYIGACEKVSALGENALVRKHAPVLFDSVRQYASPPLRNIATLGGNCGNASPSADGVCALVAEGADALLFDGKTHSRRPVEKLFAGPKRTVLKPGQLITGFEIPIRGGRGVYLKLAARKNFAISKICMGVSLKTGSGAINDIRISLGAVGPTVKRALKAEKILLGVKLDEKILDLAARAAVAAAAPIDDQRSTAAYRKAMAGVLLKRALRALCA